A segment of the Bacteroidota bacterium genome:
GTTACCAATCCTGTTTACACACCATCAGCATCCGACACAACCAACGGAAGTGTATTGTTGACTTATCATGCATCGAACGCGTGCACACCTGTTACTTCCACGATCACCATCACGATCACACCTGCGCCTTACGTACTCGCTGGTGCGGATCAGAGTGTGTGCGCGAATAATGCCAATGTAATTCTGTCGGGATATGTTGGCGGAGGAACGAATACGGGTGACTGGAGCACTTCCGGTTCAGGAACATTTTCTCCGTCGAGCTCAAGTCTCAACGCGACTTATTCACCGAGTGCAGCAGATACCATTGCAGGAAGTGTATTTCTCATTCTCACATCAACAGGAAACGGAATATGCAATGCCGTTAGCGATACTGTTGTTCTCACGATCACGCATCAGCCCGACGCGAATGCGGGACCTGATATGAGTGCGTGCGCAAATAATGCAACAGCATTGAACGGAACAATAAGTGGTGGAAGCGGAACAGGAATATGGACAACACCAAATGGAAACGGAACATTCTCGAATGCAACTTCACTCACTTCAACATACACACCTTCGAACAGCGATACGCTTGCAAGCCCGATTATGCTCATTCTTACTTCAACAGGAAACGGAGGATGCACTGCCGATGCAGATACCATGTTCATCACAGTGACGCCGGGTCCGGTTGTCTTTGCTGGAGTTGATCAAACTGTTTGCGCAAATAATCCGGATGTGAATCTCAACGGATCAGTAACCATCGCAAGCGGAGGAATCTGGAATACTACCGGCAACGGAGTATTTATTCCCGGAAATACAGTGATGAATCCGACTTATTTACCGGATACTTCTGATGTGAATAACGGAAGTGTTGTGGTGTATCTCACCTCAACAGGCAATGGTTTGTGTTCTCCTGTTGTTGACAGCATGACTATTTTCTTCTCTCCATCTCCATTGGTGAATGCGGGAGGAAATCAGAATATCTGTGCCGGAAATACTGCTGTTACGCTCAATGGAACGATCAGCGGGGGAGCAACAACAGGAATCTGGACAACACTCGGCAGCGGAACATTCACGCCTAACGATTCAACATTGAATGCAACTTATAATTTAAGTGCAGCCGATACTTCTGCCGGAACAGTAACACTCATCCTCACTTCCACGAATAACGGAACATGTAATCCGGATGCAGATACGATGCAGATCATCATCACACCGATCGCAACTGCATTCGCCGGAAATGATTCTACGATTTGTGCAAACACCGGTGGATATGTGCTCAACGGAAATGTCATTGGTAATTCCGGAACAGGATACTGGACAACTTCAGGCAGCGGAACATTCACACCCGATAGTTCTGCACTGAATGCAACATACGTTCCATCGGGAACAGATACCAGTTCAGGTTCTGTAACACTTGTACTCGTTGCAACCAACACGTGCATACCATCGTCCGATTCAATTGTGCTTTCTTTCATTCCTGCATCGATTGCGCAGGCAGGGCCTGATGTCGTGATCTGCGGAGGAGGAAACGTACTGCTGAATGGAAATATTTCCGGTGCTACAGGCGGACAATGGTCCACTTCCGGCGACGGAACTTTTTCACCATCCTCTTCTGTACTCAATCCTGTTTACACGCCAGGAACAAATGACACGGCTTCCGGAAATGTAACGTTGTATTTTAGTACAACCGGCAGCGGCATCTGCAGCGGCGTCACCGATTCCATGCAGATCACGATCGGTCATAAGCCGGATGCGCAGTTCAGCAGCGGAGTACTTTGTAATGGCGTTGCAGGATCGTTCACTGATCTTTCCACCGTGGTCAACGACAGCATCGTGAACTGGAGCTGGACATCGGGAACAGATACCTCTTCATCGCAGAATCCGAATTTCGTATATACTACGAATGGAAATCAATCGGTGACACTCATTGTTATTTCATCAGCAGGATGTTCCGATACGATCACGAAAACTGTGAATGTGAATCCTTCTCCTGCCGCTGATTTCAGTTCTGCGCTTACTTGCCCGTTCAATGCAGCGTTCACTGATTCTTCTACCATTTCAAGCGGAACGATCATCACCTGGAACTGGAGTTTCGGAGATTCTACTTTCAGTTCGTTGCAGGATCCTACGCATACTTACAACGACACCACATGGTATCACGTCACACTTGTTGTAACTTCTGATTCAGGATGCGTTTCATCTTACAGCGACAGCATACTGTTTGTTCCGTGCGAAGAGCATGTTACTCCGCCGGGAGTTCCGACTGCATTCACACCGAATGGCGACAACGTCAATGATATTCTGTTTGTGAAAGGCGGACCGTTCACGCAATTCGAGTTCCGGGTGTTCAACGAATGGGGCAACCAGGTATTCGAAAGCAATTCACAGACGAATGGTTGGAACGGAACTTACCGTTCGAAACCACAACCTGCCGGAACTTATGTGTGGACACTTGTTGGAGTTACTGCTGATAATAAATATGTGAACATGTCCGGCGGAGTAAATCTTATCCGGTAAAAAACTGTAGCCATGAAAAAAATAATTTCCCTTTTTTCCACGCTTGCAGCCTTCACAGTGATCGCTGCGCAGGATTTTCATTTCTCGCAGTACGATATCACGAACCTGATCATGAGTCCGGCATCAACAGGAATGTATGACGGGCAGAAAGGGGACTATCGCGTGACTTCCGATTTTCGTTCGCAGTGGAAAGCGCTCGGGATAAAACCGTACACGACCGCGTATATTTCTTACGATATGCTTTTGCATAAGTGGAATAATAAATTCGGAGTAGGCGGGTACCTTGTGGAAGATCATTCGGGTGTGGGAAAATTTCAAACGCTGAATGCAATGGCATCGGGTTCGTACAACATTATGGATGGAACGAATGAACATTATCTCACTGTAGGATTGCAGACCGGAATTTTCTACAAAAGTTTCGATCAGAATTCCTATACGTATGATGTGCAATGGGACAATTCAACCGGAACATTCGATCAGAATATTTACAATCAGGAAAATTTTGCAAGAACATCGATGGTGAAATTCGATGCGGATCTCGGTGTGCGTTACCGGTACATGCCATTGCATAAAAAATATCATCCGTTCGCTTCATTCTCTTTATATCACCTCACCGTTCCCAATGAATCGTTCACCGAAGTGAAAAGCAGGGTGCCGTTGCGTGCAAATTATATTGCAGGATGTGATTATGACATCAATGAAAATTTTTCGATACAACCGCGCATACTTTATATGAATCAGCGAAAAGCGCATGAACTGAATTTCGGTGTGCTTGCGTTTTACAAAATAAAAGGATCGTCGCTTGATGCACTTGCAGGAGTGGATTACCGTGTAAAAGATGCGGTGGTGTTTCATCTCGGTTTCCGCCAGGGGCAATCCATTTTCCGTTTCAGTTATGATCTGAACACCTCTTACCTGAGCAATTACAGCGGTGGAAGAGGAGCTTGGGAATTTTCTTTGCTGCTCATGGGCACAAAAGGAAAACCTATTCTTCTTCCGATGTTCTGATCATCGGGAGTGCATCTGATCGAAAGTTTTAGCACTTCTTTACTGCCTTTT
Coding sequences within it:
- a CDS encoding PorP/SprF family type IX secretion system membrane protein, with the protein product MKKIISLFSTLAAFTVIAAQDFHFSQYDITNLIMSPASTGMYDGQKGDYRVTSDFRSQWKALGIKPYTTAYISYDMLLHKWNNKFGVGGYLVEDHSGVGKFQTLNAMASGSYNIMDGTNEHYLTVGLQTGIFYKSFDQNSYTYDVQWDNSTGTFDQNIYNQENFARTSMVKFDADLGVRYRYMPLHKKYHPFASFSLYHLTVPNESFTEVKSRVPLRANYIAGCDYDINENFSIQPRILYMNQRKAHELNFGVLAFYKIKGSSLDALAGVDYRVKDAVVFHLGFRQGQSIFRFSYDLNTSYLSNYSGGRGAWEFSLLLMGTKGKPILLPMF